The following is a genomic window from Corvus hawaiiensis isolate bCorHaw1 chromosome 5, bCorHaw1.pri.cur, whole genome shotgun sequence.
AtcatctttatttattttataaaaaatgttGACATTTCAAGTCTAGTGCAATGACTTAAAAATCTGcgtatgttttattttcaggtttgttttaGTTGTGCTAATGCAAGGGCTATCACGTTTTCCTTTATATGTAGGTATGTAATTTCTGCTGATATAAAAGGCAGATGTGAAGCatatatttttaagaacaaaactCAGACTAAAGTCAGATGTATTCTTGACCTCCAGTGCTGAAAAGAACAGcctgttttctgtttgaagtACTCATTCATTGTAGTGCCATGTTCAAATATCCCATTCATTTAAATTACAGGAATAGAGTGCTATGCAACACTTGGGCTGACCAAACAAAGGTTTCTTTTCAATGGTCTATTTTTATGCTCTATTTATAATACTGTAGCGGGTATTTTAGGAAAACTACTATTAAGCAAATAGCTCTGTAGTACTGAATTTTCAAGTATGTTTTAACTGTCTGGTTTGGCAGCCCagttaagaaaacaaatgataGGCTTTGCAATCACAGCTCCTTAGACAGGAGCTTGACCTTAAGGCCTGGCTTGAGAAGTCTGAGTTATCAGTTTTGCATGACCCTTGGCTAATCTCTTATCTCTGTGTGCTTCAATTCTCTATCTATAGAATGAGGGATAACACTCTCTTTGCTTTCTTATATTGTAAACTCTTACTATGCTTAGTATACATGAAACCAGTAGGACCACTAGTGTGGTTCTGACTTTGATACTATTACAGTAATGCATTCTATGTTATTATTAAGAATTCCATAAAGATGTAATGTTAGATGTtaaaacatatatatgtatatattattaatatataaaaatataaacaaaaaatggACTTTCACCGTTCCATGCTGTAGTCTGATACTAGTCCATCCTAAACATTGCTGCCTGAACTGAGTATTCAACAGCACTTCCAGTTTCACTTGGTCTGAACATTATATACCATCAAGAGTGCCCTTGGACAGATCCTTCCTTCTTACTACCACTGGAAATCCAGCTCAAGTACCTGATGTTTGATTTGATCTTTAACTTTCACTACTCATTGTGAGAGCCAAATAATTTACAGGGGATGATTCAACCAGGTAAGTTCATGTACATCCCTCATCACCACCCTTTCACCATCACCACTTCCTAGGGCGTGAGACAGGGGCCTTTAGTCCAGGTCCAGTAGAATGTGACAGACAGGACTGCTGAAGATGGGATTGTGGTGGCTGTCAGGTCAGCTGTTGTTGATCTGGACTTTTGACAAACTTCTCTTACCAGTTAAACTGTTGCTcctttaaaacactgaaaagtccAGTATGAAgttgctgggggaaaaaaagaagaaaaggagagaaatattAATGAGAGATTTAGTAGTCTAAATTACTCTCATACAAAACAGAATACATTATTTATGAAACATGGATGAAATTTGGAGTAACGTTTCTTAATTTGGAAATTTCAGCTACAaagtttgaggaaaaaaaagacaaaagcaagaAGGCTGCTAATGtaaatttttctgcctttctttttgtcCCGTGTTTTGCATATGGAACTGATGAAAAATCAAATTCAATCTTCTCATTTCAAATGTTGTGAGAGGCTGCTATGCTCATTTTAGTTTCCAACCACTAGTTGAAATTCAGACTTAAGGGTGCATCCTGTTTGCATCTGCAAATAGCTTTATCCATATGTACAACTCCACTGAGATCAATAAGATTACTCATGTGAGTCAAGTTACCCAGGCATGTAAATATTTGCTGAATTTGGACTAAAACTGGAAGGGAATGTAAACGTAGGTGGTAAATCCTACTTAAGATAAAGGATAGCACCCACAATGACTGAAGTTAAGAGAGTTGGTTCAGGTGCCTGTCTCCCCTTACACCCTAGTCGAGGTTTACTGAGTTCTAAACAGCTTTATAAAGCAGAAGGATCTTTCGCTAAATGTCTACAAAACGTATTATGAATTAGTAAGTACACTGTTTTGTTAGGTCATTGACTTTTGTTACAAGAAatcagctccccagggaaaagGAGATAACATTGAAAATACCTTTTATCTTGATATTCCGTGGGGAAAGGAATTCTAGTGTACATGTATAATGCAGCTACTACAGTCTCAAGCAAAATGCATTCATTATATGAGGCTTCAGAGCACATTACAGAAAATGCAGATGCTTTCTGCACAATCTCCAGATATGGATGCTGAATGGGAGGAAAGGGGTTTAAATTTACTCTTCTTAGGAACTGAAGCAAACCATTTAGAATTGATTCAAGAAGTCACTGAGCCTAAatttctctgtccctctgtccctctgtccatTTAGTCTCTGCCTGCTGAGTGAATCAATCCAATTGCTTATCTCTTTAGGTTTATGCTTAAACTGGTGATGGAATATCATTTAATCTGTGTCTTGTTTAAATGTAGCAGTGAGGAGACATGGCATTCAGTAGTAAAGCATCCTGCTGGCATGTCCTTCTTTCTACTTGCACCTCAATTCTGCCACTCAGTATGCAGCCCATCTGAGATTCAATTTGAGATATGGTAATGTTTTTTTCAACCTCACAAACTTGCCAGTTTACCATCCCATATGCACATTCCACGTGTTTATAGGCCAGCACTATAGAGTGGAATGGTACCCTTTTGCATGGCTGTTTTGGGAGTGGTGTAGGCTCTTTTCAGCAAGGCAGTTTGTGCATTGACAATATTCTTGGTACAGGGCTGTTAAAAGTTTGACTTTagtctccttttcttcttgcaaataaaaacatcttGGCTCTACAGAGTGCAGATTCTGCCACCATTTATTTAGGATGCTGTCATGCCTGGAGCTAcaacattattttaatatataatgaGTTTCAAAGATGCAAAACTACTGACTGCATGTTTTATTCATTCTTAAATTGCAAAGAGCGTCTGGTTTCCTTTTGATGCCTACCCTATTAGCATATGCTACCTGTGTGCTTCTGCAGTCACTTAGTATTTGAATGTATATGCCCTCATCAGCTATAAAGCATTAATGTTTTGCACTTGTATAGCCTTTCATCCAAGGAGCCGAAAGTCTTTTGCTGACAATGATTAAGAGTTACAGTCCCCTTTGAAGTGCGTGAATGCTACTACCTTCATGTTACTGACGGGCAGAGTGAGGTGACTTCGCCCTGTGTTCCAACACGGTGAAAGTGTCAGCGCTTGCAGCCCCGGAGCATCCCCTGCAAGTGCCGCTTTGCCCAGCCCTTACAGTGATAACACTCCTTGCCCCTCAGCTTTGCCAGCAGCCTCGGAGGGCAGTGTTCGGCCCGTTTAGCGGGCTCAGTTGTTTCTCACCGCCCCACGACGGCATTtggcgggggtggggggtggcCCGGGAGGGGGAGAAGGCGGCAGAGGCCGGCGGGACCCGCGCCCCAGCTCCGGGGCAGCGACCGCCCTGCCGTGCGCAGCTCCAAAGCCCCGTTTCCAAACCAAACGAGGGGAGCCCGGGTGCAGCCACGCCTCGCGCCCTGCTCCAAAGGCAGGTGTGAATTGCCAAGGGTGCTCACTGCGGGCAGCGCGCTGCGCCCGGTCCGGAGCGGCCCCGCGGGCCCGGCCCACACGCGCGGAGTTACCTGGGCACGCTCCGCCGGGGCTCAGGGGAAGGGCACCCTGGAGTGGAGCGGCATGCAGCGCCGGTGGGAGCAGCCGTGCCGGTGGAGCTTCCTGCGCAGGGCCAGGTTGGCTgcggagagagagagggagggagagagggagggagggagagagggagggagggaagcgGGACGTGAGGGAGGCCGCCGGCAGTGCCTCTCGCCGGGACGGGACGGGCCGGCCCCGGCGCTCCCCGGAGCTACCGGTGCCCGTGGCCCTCTCGTGCCGCCGGGGCTTCCCTGTAGCCAGACTGCAACAGTTGCCCACCTTGGGTCCCTATTTATCCCTGTCCCCCACCCGCCTCCCCGAAGTTGCCAGActcctgggataggggaagcaTCCTCTCCCGCTGCCGCTAGAAGTAGCGATGAAGCGCCAGGTCCAAACTCGCCCCGGAGGTCACAAACCGCGTGTTGGACGCGGTTAGACGAACACGCCGGAGGTGCCCATGGCGGGCACGAACCCACGCTCCCGCCCCGGCACAAGCATCACGCTGAGGCATCGCCTACCTGGCCGCTGTCCGTAGGCTGGGAGGAGGCTCGCCAGGAGCGCGACCACGATCCAAAGGAACAGCTGGAGTCTCATGTCTGCAGTCAGGGCAGAGGCGCGCTctgggggggtgtgtgtgtgcgtcGACGAGGAAATGCACGCAGAGCCAACCGCGGGGCCGTGAGGGGCCGGCAGCGCCCGCAGCCCCTGCCCGCTCACATGCCAGTGACAGGCCGGGGAGCCAGAGCCTGCCGCCTCCACCGGCGGGGTTAATGACCAGGCAGGGCCAAGGTTCCTGGGTTGCACTG
Proteins encoded in this region:
- the APELA gene encoding apelin receptor early endogenous ligand translates to MRLQLFLWIVVALLASLLPAYGQRPANLALRRKLHRHGCSHRRCMPLHSRVPFP